A single region of the Corallococcus silvisoli genome encodes:
- a CDS encoding rhomboid family intramembrane serine protease — MIPISDDNPTLRTPVMTYLLLAALGLTWVFFQGAGLNVVTLATSICELGLVPGELTGRAPLGQAVPLGDGLACVVDHDALNRVTPLTSMFLHGSWGHLLGNVLFFWVFGNNIEDSMGRLRFLVFYLVCGLVAAAAHVAVDPTSPVPTVGASGAIAGVLGAYLVLYPRVRVNMLFILFLFIRVIPIPAWGVLLWWFVLQLITGLPQLMTLRPDVSGGVAVWAHIGGFVAGMVLIKLFENPRYTSQRTTWRHRLHPNHP, encoded by the coding sequence ATGATTCCCATCAGCGACGACAACCCGACCCTGCGCACCCCGGTGATGACGTACCTGCTGCTGGCGGCCCTGGGCCTCACCTGGGTGTTCTTCCAGGGGGCGGGCCTGAACGTGGTGACGCTGGCCACCAGCATCTGCGAGCTGGGGCTGGTGCCGGGGGAGCTCACGGGACGCGCGCCGCTGGGCCAGGCGGTGCCGCTGGGAGACGGGCTCGCCTGCGTCGTGGACCACGACGCCCTCAACCGCGTCACGCCGCTCACGTCCATGTTCCTGCACGGCAGCTGGGGGCACCTGCTGGGCAACGTGCTGTTCTTCTGGGTCTTCGGCAACAACATCGAGGACAGCATGGGGCGGCTGCGCTTCCTCGTCTTCTACCTGGTGTGCGGGCTGGTGGCGGCGGCGGCGCACGTGGCGGTGGACCCCACGTCGCCGGTGCCCACGGTGGGCGCGTCGGGGGCCATCGCGGGGGTGCTGGGCGCGTACCTGGTGCTCTACCCGCGCGTGCGGGTGAACATGCTCTTCATCCTCTTCCTCTTCATCCGCGTCATCCCCATCCCGGCGTGGGGCGTGCTGCTGTGGTGGTTCGTGCTCCAGCTCATCACCGGCCTGCCGCAGCTGATGACGCTCCGGCCGGACGTGTCCGGCGGCGTCGCGGTGTGGGCGCACATCGGCGGCTTCGTGGCGGGCATGGTGCTCATCAAGCTGTTCGAGAACCCGCGCTACACGTCCCAGCGCACGACGTGGCGGCACCGGCTGCACCCGAACCACCCCTGA
- the rnz gene encoding ribonuclease Z translates to MSLLRLTFLGTSAAQPTLHRGLSGLAVKADADLLLFDCGEGSQRQMVRFGTGFTVDAAFFTHFHADHYLGIIGFLRTLGMMGRTAPMHLYGPPPARRLLHQAVHLGLESTAFPVEIHELKDGDVVRRGGYSVHAVGVDHRIHALGYVLVEDGRPGRFHLEKARELGVPEGPAFGKLQKGEPVTLPDGRVVKPEDVLGESRAGRRLVISGDTRPCPALTLAAKDADLLVHESTFSDDEQARALETRHSTAREAGQVAQAAGAKRLILTHLSSRHDTDPGRLLTQAREAFKGPVEVAFDGLTVELPLRD, encoded by the coding sequence ATGTCCCTTCTCAGGCTCACCTTCCTCGGCACCTCCGCCGCGCAGCCCACGCTGCATCGAGGGCTCTCCGGCCTGGCGGTGAAGGCGGACGCGGATCTGCTCCTGTTCGACTGTGGCGAAGGCAGTCAGCGCCAGATGGTGCGCTTCGGCACGGGCTTCACCGTGGACGCGGCCTTCTTCACGCACTTCCACGCCGACCACTACCTGGGAATCATCGGGTTCCTGCGCACGCTGGGGATGATGGGCCGGACGGCCCCCATGCACCTGTATGGGCCGCCCCCCGCGCGCCGGCTGCTCCACCAGGCCGTGCACCTGGGGCTGGAGTCGACGGCCTTCCCGGTGGAAATCCATGAATTGAAGGACGGGGACGTGGTGCGCCGGGGTGGCTACTCCGTGCACGCGGTGGGCGTGGACCACCGCATCCACGCGCTGGGCTACGTGCTGGTGGAGGACGGGCGTCCGGGGCGCTTCCACCTGGAGAAGGCGCGGGAGCTGGGCGTGCCGGAGGGGCCGGCCTTCGGGAAGCTCCAGAAGGGCGAGCCGGTGACGCTGCCGGACGGGCGCGTGGTGAAGCCGGAGGACGTGCTGGGTGAGTCACGGGCCGGGCGGCGGCTGGTGATTTCCGGCGACACGCGGCCCTGCCCCGCGCTGACGCTGGCGGCGAAGGACGCGGACCTGCTGGTGCACGAGTCCACCTTCTCCGACGACGAGCAGGCGCGCGCGCTGGAGACGCGGCACTCCACGGCGCGGGAGGCGGGACAGGTGGCGCAGGCCGCGGGGGCGAAGCGGCTCATCCTCACCCACCTGTCCAGCCGCCACGACACCGACCCCGGCCGGCTGCTCACGCAGGCGCGCGAGGCGTTCAAGGGGCCGGTGGAAGTGGCCTTCGACGGCCTCACCGTGGAGCTGCCGCTGCGCGACTGA